The Halovivax ruber XH-70 genome includes the window TCTCTAGGACTTCCGTTCGAGAGCCGTCCCCGGCGATTACGTCGAGTCCAGCGTCCTCGGCGCGCCTGATTGTCGACTCGTCGCGCTCGATGACCGTGACGTCGTGGCCCTCCTCACGCAGGACCCGCGCGGTACGTAAGCCGACCCGGCCGGCACCAACGATAACAAACCGCATGGGTATGGGGTACGCGTGCACCCGTGAATAATGTTGCCCTCAGTCACACCTGTCTCGGGAAGTCCCGATGGTAATACCGGCATCTCAGGTGCTGAATTGTCCCAAACGCTTTAGTCGTGACAAATGGTACCACGGGCCTAATGGTCCACGCGTACGTGCTTGTGAAGACTTCGGCGGGCAAGTCGGCGGGACTGCTCGCGACGATCCGTTCGATCGAACTGATCTCCGACGCCCACATCGTCGCCGGAAACTACGACGTGATCGCTGAAGTCGAGGCGGAGGCGGTACACGACGTGCTCGAGACCGTCTCGTCGGAGCTACAGTCGCTCGACGGGATTCTCGACACGAAGTCCTACGTCGCGATGGACTGAGAAGGGCGGCCAGCGGCAGGTCTGGTGTCGACGATCAGGATCGATCGGCTGCGAGTCGCTCGTCGAGGACGTCGAGTACGCGCTCGATGACGTCTTCGGGCGAGCGCGTCGCGTCGATGCGGACGAACCGATTCGGTTCCGTCTCGATGAGTCGCTCGTAGTTCTCCTGGACGGCGGCGAGCATGGCTGCCCGCTCGAATTTGTTGGTCGCGCCGGCGCGGCTGGCGCCAGTCTCGGGATCGACGTCGAAGTACAGCGTGAGGTCAGGTTCGACAGTAAAGGCCGTGTGGATCCCGCGGACGTACTCCACCGGGCGCGTGACGACACCGGCGAGGGTCGCGCCCTGGTAGGCGTAGCGCGAATCTGCGTACCGATCGGAGATGACGAGGTCGTCCCGTTCGAGCGCCGGCTCGATTACGCGCGAGAGGTGATCGGCGTGATCGGCGGTGTAGAGGAAGAGTTCGGCGAGCGGGTCGGCGTCGTCGTCGCCGATCGACCGTGAGACGGCCTCGCCGTACCACGAGTCCGTCGGCTCCCGGGTGTACGTCGCGTCGGGGTACTCCGCCTGCAGCGCCTCCCACACCGTCGTCTTGCCGCTCCCGTCGATGCCCTCGAGCGTAACCAGCATGTGCGCGACTCACGGCGGCGGCTACATGATTCTGTCGAGTGGGCTACCGGGATGTAACAGGGACTCCTCGTCTCCCGTCTCACGTGTCTGCAGTGAAGTATATCCGGCTGGCCCGCCTTTATTCGGTATGGACGTCCTCGTCGCCGGCGGCACCGGCTTCATCGGAACGGCGTTGTGTGAGCACCTCGCCGAACGCGGTCACGACGTGACGGCGATGGCCCGATCGCCAGAGCCGTCGTCGCTGCCGGCTGGCGTGGAGGGCGTTGCCGGTGACGTCACTGACCCCGAATCGGTCGAGGCTGCCGTAGCGGGCCAGGACGCGGTGTACAACCTCGTCGCACTGTCGCCGCTGTTTCAGACACCGAGCGGGTTGTCGCACGAGGCCATCCACCTCGGCGGAACCGAAAACCTGCTCGCGGCCGCCGAGTCTGCGGGTGTCGACCGCTTCTGCCAGCTGAGCGGTCTCGGAGCGGCGCCCGACGCGCCGACAGAACACCTGCGAGTCAAGCACCGGGCCGAGGTCGCCGTCGAGGCGGCCCCGCTCGAGACGGTGATCGTCAGGCCGTCGGTCGTCTTCGGCGAGAATAGCGAGTTCCTTTCGTTCGTCGACGCGACGACGACGGCGTACGTCACGCCGTTGCCGGCCGGCGGCCGCATGCGCTTTCAGCCGATCTGGATCGGGGATCTGGCGCCGATGCTCGCCGATTGTGTCGACGGCCCGCACGCCGGCGAAACGTACGAGCTCGGTGGCCCCGAGCGCCTCACGTTGGCCGACGTGACGCGACTGTTCTACGCATCCCGCGACCAGTCGGTTCAGATCGTCCCGATTCCGCTCGCGCTCTCAGAACTCGGCCTCACGCTCGCGGGCCCGGTCCCGTTCGTCCCGTTCGGGCCCGAGCAGGCGAAGGCACTCTCGGTGGACAACACCGTCGACCGGAACGCCATCGATGCGTTTGGCGTCGAGGCGAGTGATCTCAGGTCACTCGCGGACTACCTCGGCGTCGATACGCCCGCGGCCCGCGACTCACTGCGGCCCGATGCAGACGGCTGACTCGCCGTTTTACATATCCCTTCTGCCACTAGGTTGCCGAGACGAATAACTACCCCTCATTTCAAGCGTGAACTGGTGGGCCAGAACACGATAATACCGCGCCTCGATTCGGAGATATATTCTGGGAACGATGGGTGAGTAATTCGATAAAAGTCCGCGACTGCTTGCGATTTGGGGAGATACTGTAGCGAACGTGAAAGTCAGGCAGACACAAGGTTTATATCCTTCTTGCTACTGTTCACTGCCAACGGAGCCCCCAGAATCAATGAAACTGGCGATGATCGGATTCGGGCAGGCCGGAGGGAAGGTCGTCGATCGATTCCTCGATTACGACGATCGAACGAACAGCGGCATCGTCCGCTCTGCGATCGCCGTGAACACGGCGAAGGCGGACCTCATGGGCCTCGACCGAATTCCACAGGAAAACCGTGTCCTCATCGGACAGGCACGGGTGAAAGGTCACGGCGTAGGTGCGGACAACGAGCTCGGCGCGGAAGTCGCCGAGGAGGACATCGACGAGGTCCAGAACGCGGTCGACTCGATTCCGACCCACGAGGTCGACGCCTTCCTCGTCGTGGCCGGCATGGGTGGCGGGACGGGATCCGGTGGCGCACCGGTTCTCGCGAAACACCTGAAGCGGATCTATACGATCCCCGTCTACGGACTCGGGATCTTACCCGGCACCGACGAAGGCGGCATCTACACCTTAAACGCCGCCCGCTCGTTCCAGACGTTCGTTCGTGAGGTCGACAACCTGCTCGTCTTCGACAACGACTCCTGGCGCTCGGCCGGCGAGTCCGTCGAGGGTGGCTACAGCCAGATCAACGAGGAGATCGTCCGTCGCTTCGGCGTCCTCTTCGGCGCCGGCGAAGTGCAGGCCGGCCAGGAGGTCGCAGAGAGCGTCGTCGACTCCTCGGAGATCATCAACACGCTCTCCGGCGGTGGTGTCTCGACCGTCGGGTACGCATCCGAAGAGGTCGATCTGACCGCCTCGTCGGGCGGCCTCCTCTCGAAGTTCACCGGCGGGAGCGGCGGTGGCGGTGACGACGGCCTCGACGCGGCAAACACGACCAACCGCATCACGAGTCTCGTTCGCAAAGCCGCACTCGGCCGCCTCACGCTCCCCTGTGAGATCGACGGCGCCGAGCGCGCGCTGCTCGTCCTCTCGGGGCCCTCGGATCACTTAAACCGGAAGGGCATCGAGCGCGGTCGCAAGTGGCTCGAAGAGGAGACCGGCAGTATGGAAGTCCGCGGCGGTGACTACCCGCGAGAGATCCCGGAGGTCTCCGCCTCGATCCTCCTCTCCGGCGTGACGAACGTCCCGCGGATCAAGCGCCTCCAGCAGGTCGCCATCGAGGCCCAGGACAACATGGAGGACATCCAGGCGGAAAGCGAGGACAACCTGGAGGATCTCGTCCAGGACGACACCGAAGATCTGGAGCCGCTGTTCTAACTGGGGGCTCGTTCGAGCGATCTCCGTTTTGCGTGATTTCCCGCCGACTCCAGCCGTGAGTGACCGCCGTGGCGACGTGTTTTTGGGTGCCGACCGCCGACGCCTTCTCATGCAGGTGATCGTCCCGTTCGCGGCCGACGCGCCCAAGACGCGTCTCTC containing:
- a CDS encoding Lrp/AsnC ligand binding domain-containing protein; this encodes MVHAYVLVKTSAGKSAGLLATIRSIELISDAHIVAGNYDVIAEVEAEAVHDVLETVSSELQSLDGILDTKSYVAMD
- the tmk gene encoding dTMP kinase translates to MLVTLEGIDGSGKTTVWEALQAEYPDATYTREPTDSWYGEAVSRSIGDDDADPLAELFLYTADHADHLSRVIEPALERDDLVISDRYADSRYAYQGATLAGVVTRPVEYVRGIHTAFTVEPDLTLYFDVDPETGASRAGATNKFERAAMLAAVQENYERLIETEPNRFVRIDATRSPEDVIERVLDVLDERLAADRS
- a CDS encoding complex I NDUFA9 subunit family protein; translation: MDVLVAGGTGFIGTALCEHLAERGHDVTAMARSPEPSSLPAGVEGVAGDVTDPESVEAAVAGQDAVYNLVALSPLFQTPSGLSHEAIHLGGTENLLAAAESAGVDRFCQLSGLGAAPDAPTEHLRVKHRAEVAVEAAPLETVIVRPSVVFGENSEFLSFVDATTTAYVTPLPAGGRMRFQPIWIGDLAPMLADCVDGPHAGETYELGGPERLTLADVTRLFYASRDQSVQIVPIPLALSELGLTLAGPVPFVPFGPEQAKALSVDNTVDRNAIDAFGVEASDLRSLADYLGVDTPAARDSLRPDADG
- a CDS encoding tubulin/FtsZ family protein, coding for MKLAMIGFGQAGGKVVDRFLDYDDRTNSGIVRSAIAVNTAKADLMGLDRIPQENRVLIGQARVKGHGVGADNELGAEVAEEDIDEVQNAVDSIPTHEVDAFLVVAGMGGGTGSGGAPVLAKHLKRIYTIPVYGLGILPGTDEGGIYTLNAARSFQTFVREVDNLLVFDNDSWRSAGESVEGGYSQINEEIVRRFGVLFGAGEVQAGQEVAESVVDSSEIINTLSGGGVSTVGYASEEVDLTASSGGLLSKFTGGSGGGGDDGLDAANTTNRITSLVRKAALGRLTLPCEIDGAERALLVLSGPSDHLNRKGIERGRKWLEEETGSMEVRGGDYPREIPEVSASILLSGVTNVPRIKRLQQVAIEAQDNMEDIQAESEDNLEDLVQDDTEDLEPLF